TTGCAGATAAGAAAAAGGACAGGAGGTACAGTCAATGGGCAAGATGCATGTGAACAGGTCAAGACAACGCCTCTGGATTCCACTTCTCCTTCTTGTGTCGCTCCTATTTGTTCATGTCCCCCCAGGCAGGTGCCAGAACGTCAAAGTGGGAACCTGGAAGACGGCTCAGACCATTCAGCCTTTTTACTATGACAAATTCTTGCCGCCCTCTTACAACGCCTCTACCTACTCTTTTACAAACCCGGCTGATCAGAAAGTAGCCCTTCTGGCAGGCAGTCTGGATATGTGCGGGACAACATTGGCACATGCCATCCATGCGGCTTCAAGGGGAGAGCCCGTGGTTGTAGTGGCGGCACTGTGTAACAAATGTTCGGCCCTGGTGGTCAAGAAAGATGGCCCTGTTAGGACTGTCAAGGATCTCCGCGGCAAGAAGATCGGTTATGTTCCCGGTACAATGCACGAAATTCTTCTAAGAGAGACACTAACCCGCAATGGTCTCTCCCCGGAGAAAGATGTACATCTGACCCGGGTCGATTTTTTTGACATGGGGCTCGCTTTGGCCCGCGGGGGGATCGACGCCTTTCTGTCTGGCGAACCATTCCCGTCGGTTGCGGTGCAACAAGGCTACGGCAAGATTCTGTCTCATCCATACTTCGGGGAGTCCATCGGGACGATCAATGCGGGCATGCTGGTTCGTCAGGAGACTATTGATCGAGATCCGGGCCGAGTCTATGATTTGGTGCTGGCCCACGCCCTGGCTACCGACTATCTCAAGGCCCACTCAAAAGAGTGGCTTAAGAAGGCATCCACATTTGGGACCCCTCTGACAGTTTTGGAGCAGGCCGCTAGCAACATGGAACTGGCGTGGGGCATGGATATGTCTTTTGTTCAGAAGGCGCGCGCCCTGGGAGAACGAATGCAGGCCTTGAGAGTCATTGATCGACAACCTGACTACGGAAAACTATTCAACCTGTCCTTTGTCGGGAAGGTCAAGGAACATCTGGAAAAAGATTAAACGACTACGGAGGTCGGGGACGGG
This is a stretch of genomic DNA from Deltaproteobacteria bacterium. It encodes these proteins:
- a CDS encoding ABC transporter substrate-binding protein yields the protein MHVNRSRQRLWIPLLLLVSLLFVHVPPGRCQNVKVGTWKTAQTIQPFYYDKFLPPSYNASTYSFTNPADQKVALLAGSLDMCGTTLAHAIHAASRGEPVVVVAALCNKCSALVVKKDGPVRTVKDLRGKKIGYVPGTMHEILLRETLTRNGLSPEKDVHLTRVDFFDMGLALARGGIDAFLSGEPFPSVAVQQGYGKILSHPYFGESIGTINAGMLVRQETIDRDPGRVYDLVLAHALATDYLKAHSKEWLKKASTFGTPLTVLEQAASNMELAWGMDMSFVQKARALGERMQALRVIDRQPDYGKLFNLSFVGKVKEHLEKD